In one Brevibacillus composti genomic region, the following are encoded:
- a CDS encoding SdpI family protein, producing the protein MIQVLVALILGGTFTHLLLYNLGIKPVGAEVFAKLLLGLAWLVIGNYLPQLRSNYFLGIRTPWTLAHPEVWRKTHRISGPIWVIAGGLMILSAFLPFGRGSSWPMLILLLISAIIPVGYSYLVYRKVEESR; encoded by the coding sequence ATGATCCAGGTGCTGGTCGCCCTGATCCTCGGCGGCACGTTCACCCATCTGCTGCTGTATAATCTGGGCATCAAACCGGTGGGAGCCGAAGTGTTTGCCAAATTGCTGCTGGGCCTGGCCTGGCTGGTCATCGGCAATTATCTGCCGCAGCTGCGGAGCAACTATTTTCTGGGCATCCGGACGCCTTGGACCCTGGCGCATCCCGAGGTCTGGCGCAAAACACACCGCATTTCCGGCCCGATCTGGGTGATCGCGGGGGGACTGATGATTCTCTCGGCCTTCCTGCCGTTTGGGCGCGGGAGCAGCTGGCCGATGCTGATCCTCCTCCTCATCTCCGCGATTATCCCTGTCGGGTACTCGTACCTGGTCTATCGAAAAGTGGAGGAGTCTCGCTGA
- a CDS encoding DUF1648 domain-containing protein, protein MNRIIALVILLVPILMGIYAYQDLPDQLAIHFGPTGEPDGYQSKQTFFPAYVLLSAIVMGVAAGPEDRSQKRKLREVC, encoded by the coding sequence ATGAATCGAATCATTGCGCTGGTAATTCTGCTCGTCCCCATACTGATGGGAATCTATGCCTATCAGGATTTGCCTGACCAGCTGGCGATCCACTTTGGCCCCACTGGAGAGCCGGACGGCTATCAGAGCAAACAAACCTTTTTTCCGGCCTATGTGCTGCTCAGCGCGATCGTGATGGGGGTTGCCGCTGGCCCGGAAGATCGATCCCAAAAAAGAAAATTACGCGAAGTTTGCTAA
- a CDS encoding autorepressor SdpR family transcription factor: protein MNDTFKALADPTRRQIIRLLKERDLTAGEIAEHFAMTKPSISHHLNTLKQAKLVLDERQGQNIIYSLNTTVVQDVMGWFLEIIDGKSMGGNEQK, encoded by the coding sequence GCCCTGGCTGACCCGACGCGCCGCCAGATCATCCGGCTGCTGAAGGAGAGAGATCTCACCGCGGGGGAAATTGCCGAACACTTCGCGATGACGAAGCCCAGCATCTCCCATCATCTGAATACGCTCAAGCAGGCAAAGCTCGTGCTCGATGAGCGTCAGGGGCAAAATATCATCTACTCGCTGAATACGACGGTGGTCCAGGATGTCATGGGCTGGTTTCTGGAGATTATCGACGGGAAAAGCATGGGGGGGAATGAACAAAAATGA